The proteins below are encoded in one region of Ricinus communis isolate WT05 ecotype wild-type chromosome 6, ASM1957865v1, whole genome shotgun sequence:
- the LOC8285167 gene encoding probable LRR receptor-like serine/threonine-protein kinase At3g47570 isoform X1: MSSLRVIFAFSVRCFVFSLVVQLRMRTLCTAAAADGNKTDHLSLLDFKAKIRHDPQYSLKSWNDSVHFCNWDGVICSSKHRRVTVLDLQSKGLVGSLSPHVGNLSFLRQLILQNNTLQGEIPQEIGHLFRLQVLRLENNSFEGEIPSNLSHCSNLFFLRLGYNKLVGKIPVELSTLSNLIRLSIIGNYFSGGIPPSLGNLSSLEVFAADGNLLDGTIPESFGKLKYLAYIGLHGNKLSGTFPASIYNLSSIIFLLVSDNLLHGSIPSNIGLQLPHLQELEMWGNHFSGSIPVSLSNASELVYVDLGTNNFTGKVLSAHFGGLRHLSHLALYQNSLGSNKDDDLDFITSLLNSTSFVFLDLSTNQLEGAFPNSVANLSSPLQWLSLGQNRIHGRLPSWLSGLVSLSRLSIQFNQITGSIPSDMGKLQNLYSMFFDHNRLTGIIPSSIGNLSFLNLLHLNDNNLHGTIPSSLGNCHELVFIDLSQNNLNGSISDQLFALPSMLVSIDLSQNQLVGSIPSEVGNLVNMNELIVSKNNLSGNITDDLGRCNSLEFLRLDDNNFQGTIPTSFEALKGLRELDLSKNNLSGEIPEYFVKFALEYLNLSYNDFEGEVSMEGVFANSSVISLEGNDKLCGGIEELKLPTCRVSKKSKSDHVKIIAISISSVFAVALISAFFYCWFQHPKTEVVSDTLVLKSLEEVSYKSILKATNGFSAESLIGAGSFGSVYKVILDEDGPALAIKVLNLQHRGASKSFMAECEALKSIRHRNLVKIITSCTSIDFQGNDFKALVYEYMPNGNLENWLHLGSGIGVAPFETNSLSLLQRIDIAIDIGNALDYLHHQCERPIIHCDLKPSNVLLDIDMVAHIGDFGLAKFLPQLANPAQSSSMGVRGTIGYAPPEYGLGSEVSTSGDVYSYGILLLEMMTGKKPTDDNFTGNHNLHSICRMALPDEVSEIVDPILLQGDETNNNQGSMEPKAADSKVKCLISMIKVGIACSMESPQDRMDISNALTNLHYIKSNYIRTREGL; this comes from the exons ATGAGTTCATTGAGAGTAATCTTTGCTTTTTCTGTGAGATGTTTTGTGTTCTCACTTGTCGTGCAACTAAGAATGAGAACACTATGcactgctgctgctgctgatgGAAACAAGACTGATCATCTTTCCTTGCTAGACTTCAAGGCAAAGATTAGGCATGACCCTCAGTATTCTTTGAAATCCTGGAATGATTCTGTCCATTTCTGCAACTGGGATGGCGTCATATGCAGCAGCAAACATAGAAGAGTCACCGTTCTTGATCTTCAATCTAAAGGCTTGGTGGGTTCGTTGTCTCCACACGTAGGAAACCTGAGTTTCCTTCGACAGCTTATCCTTCAAAACAACACACTGCAGGGAGAAATTCCACAAGAAATTGGCCATTTGTTTAGGCTACAAGTATTACGTTTAGAGAACAACTCCTTTGAAGGTGAAATTCCATCCAACTTATCACACTGCTCGAACCTCTTTTTCCTCAGGTTAGGTTACAACAAGCTAGTAGGAAAGATTCCAGTTGAGCTTTCCACTTTATCTAATCTCATACGACTCTCAATTATAGGGAATTATTTCAGCGGAGGCATTCCACCTTCTCTAGGTAATCTCAGCTCACTTGAAGTTTTTGCTGCTGATGGAAATCTCTTGGATGGAACTATTCCTGAATCCTTTGGTAAACTCAAGTACTTAGCATATATCGGCCTTCATGGCAATAAGCTCTCGGGTACTTTTCCTGCATCCATCTACAACCTTTCTTCCATCATTTTCTTGCTGGTGTCTGATAATTTGCTTCATGGAAGTATTCCATCAAATATCGGTCTCCAACTACCTCATCTTCAGGAATTAGAAATGTGGGGAAACCATTTTAGTGGATCCATACCAGTTTCATTATCCAATGCTTCAGAGCTTGTATACGTCGACTTAGGAACAAACAATTTCACAGGAAAAGTATTATCAGCTCATTTTGGAGGCTTACGACACCTGTCTCATTTAGCTTTGTATCAAAATAGTCTTGGTAGCAATAAAGATGATGATTTAGATTTTATCACTTCTTTGCTCAACTCCACCagctttgtttttcttgatcTATCCACCAATCAGCTTGAGGGAGCGTTTCCGAATTCTGTCGCCAATTTATCATCACCACTTCAATGGCTATCACTTGGGCAAAACAGAATACATGGAAGGCTCCCTTCATGGTTGAGTGGTCTTGTTAGCTTGTCTAGGTTGAGTATACAATTTAACCAAATCACTGGCTCTATTCCATCAGATATGGGTAAGCTTCAAAATCTATATTCAATGTTTTTTGACCATAATAGATTAACAGGAATAATTCCTTCATCAATTGGAAACTTATCATTCTTAAATCTACTTCACTTGAATGATAATAACTTACATGGTACCATCCCTTCTAGCCTTGGAAATTGCCATGAGTTAGTATTCATTGACCTTTCACAAAACAACCTCAATGGCTCCATATCTGACCAACTTTTTGCTCTCCCTAGTATGCTTGTTTCAATAGATCTATCTCAAAACCAATTGGTTGGATCCATCCCTTCAGAAGTTGGCAACTTAGTGAATATGAATGAATTGATTGTATCCAAAAACAATCTATCTGGCAATATTACTGATGACCTTGGTCGTTGTAATAGCCTTGAGTTTCTTCGTCTGGATGACAACAATTTCCAAGGTACCATTCCCAcatcatttgaagccttaaaAGGTCTGAGAGAGTTAGACCTGTCCAAGAATAATTTATCAGGCGAAATTCCAGAGTATTTTGTGAAATTTGCTCTGGAATATTTGAATTTGTCCTATAATGATTTCGAAGGCGAGGTTTCAATGGAAGGTGTTTTTGCAAATTCAAGTGTAATATCATTAGAAGGTAACGACAAGCTTTGTGGGGGAATAGAAGAACTCAAGCTGCCAACTTGCCGGGTATCAAAGAAAAGCAAGTCTGAtcatgttaaaataattgcaATCTCAATATCATCTGTCTTTGCTGTGGCTCTGATATCAGCCTTCTTTTATTGCTGGTTCCAACATCCGAAAACTGAGGTAGTTTCTGACACCTTGGTACTGAAATCATTGGAGGAAGTTTCATACAAGAGCATTCTTAAGGCAACTAATGGGTTCTCTGCTGAAAGTTTGATTGGTGCGGGAAGCTTTGGTTCTGTCTACAAAGTAATTCTTGATGAGGACGGACCAGCTCTTGCAATCAAAGTACTCAACCTCCAACACCGGGGGGCTTCAAAGAGTTTTATGGCCGAATGTGAAGCCTTGAAAAGCATTCGCCATCGAAATCTTGTGAAGATCATAACTTCCTGCACAAGTATTGATTTTCAAGGAAATGACTTTAAAGCACTTGTTTATGAGTACATGCCAAACGGAAACCTAGAAAACTGGTTACATCTGGGTTCAGGTATAGGGGTTGCTCCTTTTGAAACTAACAGTCTAAGCCTTCTGCAAAGAATAGACATTGCTATTGATATTGGGAATGCACTGGATTATCTCCACCATCAGTGTGAAAGGCCTATTATTCATTGCGATCTAAAGCCAAGCAATGTTCTTCTTGATATAGACATGGTTGCTCATATCGGAGATTTTGGTCTGGCAAAGTTTCTACCTCAACTAGCGAATCCTGCTCAAAGTAGCTCAATGGGGGTGAGAGGGACAATTGGTTATGCACCTCCAG AGTATGGTCTAGGAAGTGAGGTCTCGACGAGTGGAGATGTTTACAGCTATGGGATCTTACTTCTGGAGATGATGACAGGAAAGAAACCCACAGACGACAACTTTACAGGAAACCATAACCTTCATAGCATTTGCAGAATGGCATTACCTGATGAAGTGTCGGAGATTGTAGATCCAATTCTGCTACAAGGAGATGAAACGAATAATAATCAAGGGTCAATGGAACCAAAAGCTGCAGATAGCAAAGTCAAATGCTTAATTTCCATGATCAAAGTTGGGATAGCATGTTCCATGGAGTCTCCTCAAGATAGAATGGACATAAGTAATGCACTCACTAATTTACACTACATAAAAAGTAATTACATCCGAACCAGAGAGG GTTTATGA
- the LOC8285167 gene encoding putative receptor-like protein kinase At3g47110 isoform X2 → MSSLRVIFAFSVRCFVFSLVVQLRMRTLCTAAAADGNKTDHLSLLDFKAKIRHDPQYSLKSWNDSVHFCNWDGVICSSKHRRVTVLDLQSKGLVGSLSPHVGNLSFLRQLILQNNTLQGEIPQEIGHLFRLQVLRLENNSFEGNYFSGGIPPSLGNLSSLEVFAADGNLLDGTIPESFGKLKYLAYIGLHGNKLSGTFPASIYNLSSIIFLLVSDNLLHGSIPSNIGLQLPHLQELEMWGNHFSGSIPVSLSNASELVYVDLGTNNFTGKVLSAHFGGLRHLSHLALYQNSLGSNKDDDLDFITSLLNSTSFVFLDLSTNQLEGAFPNSVANLSSPLQWLSLGQNRIHGRLPSWLSGLVSLSRLSIQFNQITGSIPSDMGKLQNLYSMFFDHNRLTGIIPSSIGNLSFLNLLHLNDNNLHGTIPSSLGNCHELVFIDLSQNNLNGSISDQLFALPSMLVSIDLSQNQLVGSIPSEVGNLVNMNELIVSKNNLSGNITDDLGRCNSLEFLRLDDNNFQGTIPTSFEALKGLRELDLSKNNLSGEIPEYFVKFALEYLNLSYNDFEGEVSMEGVFANSSVISLEGNDKLCGGIEELKLPTCRVSKKSKSDHVKIIAISISSVFAVALISAFFYCWFQHPKTEVVSDTLVLKSLEEVSYKSILKATNGFSAESLIGAGSFGSVYKVILDEDGPALAIKVLNLQHRGASKSFMAECEALKSIRHRNLVKIITSCTSIDFQGNDFKALVYEYMPNGNLENWLHLGSGIGVAPFETNSLSLLQRIDIAIDIGNALDYLHHQCERPIIHCDLKPSNVLLDIDMVAHIGDFGLAKFLPQLANPAQSSSMGVRGTIGYAPPEYGLGSEVSTSGDVYSYGILLLEMMTGKKPTDDNFTGNHNLHSICRMALPDEVSEIVDPILLQGDETNNNQGSMEPKAADSKVKCLISMIKVGIACSMESPQDRMDISNALTNLHYIKSNYIRTREGL, encoded by the exons ATGAGTTCATTGAGAGTAATCTTTGCTTTTTCTGTGAGATGTTTTGTGTTCTCACTTGTCGTGCAACTAAGAATGAGAACACTATGcactgctgctgctgctgatgGAAACAAGACTGATCATCTTTCCTTGCTAGACTTCAAGGCAAAGATTAGGCATGACCCTCAGTATTCTTTGAAATCCTGGAATGATTCTGTCCATTTCTGCAACTGGGATGGCGTCATATGCAGCAGCAAACATAGAAGAGTCACCGTTCTTGATCTTCAATCTAAAGGCTTGGTGGGTTCGTTGTCTCCACACGTAGGAAACCTGAGTTTCCTTCGACAGCTTATCCTTCAAAACAACACACTGCAGGGAGAAATTCCACAAGAAATTGGCCATTTGTTTAGGCTACAAGTATTACGTTTAGAGAACAACTCCTTTGAAG GGAATTATTTCAGCGGAGGCATTCCACCTTCTCTAGGTAATCTCAGCTCACTTGAAGTTTTTGCTGCTGATGGAAATCTCTTGGATGGAACTATTCCTGAATCCTTTGGTAAACTCAAGTACTTAGCATATATCGGCCTTCATGGCAATAAGCTCTCGGGTACTTTTCCTGCATCCATCTACAACCTTTCTTCCATCATTTTCTTGCTGGTGTCTGATAATTTGCTTCATGGAAGTATTCCATCAAATATCGGTCTCCAACTACCTCATCTTCAGGAATTAGAAATGTGGGGAAACCATTTTAGTGGATCCATACCAGTTTCATTATCCAATGCTTCAGAGCTTGTATACGTCGACTTAGGAACAAACAATTTCACAGGAAAAGTATTATCAGCTCATTTTGGAGGCTTACGACACCTGTCTCATTTAGCTTTGTATCAAAATAGTCTTGGTAGCAATAAAGATGATGATTTAGATTTTATCACTTCTTTGCTCAACTCCACCagctttgtttttcttgatcTATCCACCAATCAGCTTGAGGGAGCGTTTCCGAATTCTGTCGCCAATTTATCATCACCACTTCAATGGCTATCACTTGGGCAAAACAGAATACATGGAAGGCTCCCTTCATGGTTGAGTGGTCTTGTTAGCTTGTCTAGGTTGAGTATACAATTTAACCAAATCACTGGCTCTATTCCATCAGATATGGGTAAGCTTCAAAATCTATATTCAATGTTTTTTGACCATAATAGATTAACAGGAATAATTCCTTCATCAATTGGAAACTTATCATTCTTAAATCTACTTCACTTGAATGATAATAACTTACATGGTACCATCCCTTCTAGCCTTGGAAATTGCCATGAGTTAGTATTCATTGACCTTTCACAAAACAACCTCAATGGCTCCATATCTGACCAACTTTTTGCTCTCCCTAGTATGCTTGTTTCAATAGATCTATCTCAAAACCAATTGGTTGGATCCATCCCTTCAGAAGTTGGCAACTTAGTGAATATGAATGAATTGATTGTATCCAAAAACAATCTATCTGGCAATATTACTGATGACCTTGGTCGTTGTAATAGCCTTGAGTTTCTTCGTCTGGATGACAACAATTTCCAAGGTACCATTCCCAcatcatttgaagccttaaaAGGTCTGAGAGAGTTAGACCTGTCCAAGAATAATTTATCAGGCGAAATTCCAGAGTATTTTGTGAAATTTGCTCTGGAATATTTGAATTTGTCCTATAATGATTTCGAAGGCGAGGTTTCAATGGAAGGTGTTTTTGCAAATTCAAGTGTAATATCATTAGAAGGTAACGACAAGCTTTGTGGGGGAATAGAAGAACTCAAGCTGCCAACTTGCCGGGTATCAAAGAAAAGCAAGTCTGAtcatgttaaaataattgcaATCTCAATATCATCTGTCTTTGCTGTGGCTCTGATATCAGCCTTCTTTTATTGCTGGTTCCAACATCCGAAAACTGAGGTAGTTTCTGACACCTTGGTACTGAAATCATTGGAGGAAGTTTCATACAAGAGCATTCTTAAGGCAACTAATGGGTTCTCTGCTGAAAGTTTGATTGGTGCGGGAAGCTTTGGTTCTGTCTACAAAGTAATTCTTGATGAGGACGGACCAGCTCTTGCAATCAAAGTACTCAACCTCCAACACCGGGGGGCTTCAAAGAGTTTTATGGCCGAATGTGAAGCCTTGAAAAGCATTCGCCATCGAAATCTTGTGAAGATCATAACTTCCTGCACAAGTATTGATTTTCAAGGAAATGACTTTAAAGCACTTGTTTATGAGTACATGCCAAACGGAAACCTAGAAAACTGGTTACATCTGGGTTCAGGTATAGGGGTTGCTCCTTTTGAAACTAACAGTCTAAGCCTTCTGCAAAGAATAGACATTGCTATTGATATTGGGAATGCACTGGATTATCTCCACCATCAGTGTGAAAGGCCTATTATTCATTGCGATCTAAAGCCAAGCAATGTTCTTCTTGATATAGACATGGTTGCTCATATCGGAGATTTTGGTCTGGCAAAGTTTCTACCTCAACTAGCGAATCCTGCTCAAAGTAGCTCAATGGGGGTGAGAGGGACAATTGGTTATGCACCTCCAG AGTATGGTCTAGGAAGTGAGGTCTCGACGAGTGGAGATGTTTACAGCTATGGGATCTTACTTCTGGAGATGATGACAGGAAAGAAACCCACAGACGACAACTTTACAGGAAACCATAACCTTCATAGCATTTGCAGAATGGCATTACCTGATGAAGTGTCGGAGATTGTAGATCCAATTCTGCTACAAGGAGATGAAACGAATAATAATCAAGGGTCAATGGAACCAAAAGCTGCAGATAGCAAAGTCAAATGCTTAATTTCCATGATCAAAGTTGGGATAGCATGTTCCATGGAGTCTCCTCAAGATAGAATGGACATAAGTAATGCACTCACTAATTTACACTACATAAAAAGTAATTACATCCGAACCAGAGAGG GTTTATGA
- the LOC8285166 gene encoding single-stranded DNA-binding protein, mitochondrial isoform X1, which translates to MSSLAVKFAKFLRVSSPAATTSSPVVGLQRSFKTLYSTESFSGENDVGKNNELDEEFDDFLGEKPELQIQGVDPRKGWGFRGVHKAIICGKVGQAPVQKILRNGRTVTIFTVGTGGMFDQRIVGAKDLPKPAQWHRIAVHNETLGAYAVQQLAKNSSVYVEGEIETRVYNDSISGEVKNIPEICIRRDGKIRLVTSGKNVSDISFDDLREGLF; encoded by the exons ATGAGTTCACTCGCTGTCAAATTCGCTAAGTTCTTGAGAGTCTCTTCTCCTGCTGCCACTACCTCTTCTCCAG TGGTGGGTTTGCAGAGAAGCTTTAAAACATTGTACTCAACTGAATCATTTAGTGGAGAGAATGATGTCGGGAAGAATAATGAGTTGGACGAGGAGTTTGATGATTTTCTTGGTGAGAAACCTGAGTTACAAATACAAGGTGTTGATCCTAGGAAAGGTTGGGGATTTCGTGGCGTCCATAAG GCTATCATCTGTGGGAAAGTTGGGCAAGCTCCTGTACAAAAAATCTTGAGGAATGGCCGGACAGTAACTATTTTTACTGTTGGAACAGGGGGCATGTTTGACCAAAGAATAGTAGGAGCAAAAGACTTGCCAAAACCTGCTCAGTGGCATCGAATTGCTGTGCATAATGAGACTCTTGGGGCCTATGCTGTTCAACAACTTGCCAAAAA TTCTTCTGTTTATGTTGAGGGCGAGATTGAAACTAGAGTTTACAATGATAGTATAAGTGGTGAAGTTAAGAACATTCCAGAAATTTGCATACGTCGTGACG GGAAGATTCGCCTCGTAACAAGCGGAAAAAACGTCAGTGATATTTCGTTTGACGATCTTC GCGAGGGACTGTTTTAG
- the LOC8285166 gene encoding single-stranded DNA-binding protein, mitochondrial isoform X2, whose protein sequence is MSSLAVKFAKFLRVSSPAATTSSPVVGLQRSFKTLYSTESFSGENDVGKNNELDEEFDDFLGEKPELQIQGVDPRKGWGFRGVHKAIICGKVGQAPVQKILRNGRTVTIFTVGTGGMFDQRIVGAKDLPKPAQWHRIAVHNETLGAYAVQQLAKNFGAVLLFMLRARLKLEFTMIV, encoded by the exons ATGAGTTCACTCGCTGTCAAATTCGCTAAGTTCTTGAGAGTCTCTTCTCCTGCTGCCACTACCTCTTCTCCAG TGGTGGGTTTGCAGAGAAGCTTTAAAACATTGTACTCAACTGAATCATTTAGTGGAGAGAATGATGTCGGGAAGAATAATGAGTTGGACGAGGAGTTTGATGATTTTCTTGGTGAGAAACCTGAGTTACAAATACAAGGTGTTGATCCTAGGAAAGGTTGGGGATTTCGTGGCGTCCATAAG GCTATCATCTGTGGGAAAGTTGGGCAAGCTCCTGTACAAAAAATCTTGAGGAATGGCCGGACAGTAACTATTTTTACTGTTGGAACAGGGGGCATGTTTGACCAAAGAATAGTAGGAGCAAAAGACTTGCCAAAACCTGCTCAGTGGCATCGAATTGCTGTGCATAATGAGACTCTTGGGGCCTATGCTGTTCAACAACTTGCCAAAAA CTTTGGTGCAGTTCTTCTGTTTATGTTGAGGGCGAGATTGAAACTAGAGTTTACAATGATAGTATAA